A section of the Phaseolus vulgaris cultivar G19833 chromosome 8, P. vulgaris v2.0, whole genome shotgun sequence genome encodes:
- the LOC137825238 gene encoding uncharacterized protein, which translates to MHRFLEEEVARAVIIVEAQEAYQDLDADLIFTKADLRDVVPHDNDPVVISVVIAGIKVHRVLVDQGSSADVMFWTTFNKLQFSPDQLRPYTGCLYGFAGDQVEVWGHLELRTTFRNGVASRTENIRYLIINAPSAYNILLGRPTLNRLRVVASTRHMKMKLPDLGGKVITIKSDQKEAKRYYENSLKTKRGVFMVTTQAPSEEGVARSKIARAEIARERRPEPAGHVLEREIGGKMLKLGNSLGQAAQDQIVEVIARHLDAFAWSASDMPDIDLDFLCHRLTMDPQVRPIRQRRREFNKERQHVIKEETKKLLSVGHIREIQYPEWLANVVLVKKANGKWRMCVVFTDLNKACPNDSYPLPSIDALVDNASGCRRLNFLDAFSGYNQIKMHPRSRTLRGSHT; encoded by the coding sequence ATGCACCGCTTCTTAGAGGAAGAAGTAGCACGAGCAGTAATCATAGTAGAGGCGCAAGAGGCATATCAAGACCTTGATGCCGATCTTATCTTCACCAAGGCTGACCTCCGAGATGTCGTCccccacgacaatgaccccgtggtgaTCTCAGTAGTAATCGCAGGGATAAAGGTACACCGTgtactggtggaccagggaagctcggcagacgtgatgttttggaCGACCTTCAATAAGTTGCAGTTCTCCCCTGATCAACTGAGGCCTTATACTGGTTGTTTGTACGGTTTTGCGGGGGACCAGGTGGAAGTGTGGGGACACCTAGAGTTAAGGACCACCTTCAGAAATGGTGTTGCGTCCCGCACAGAGAACATCAGGTACCTTATTATCAACGCCCCCTCAGCTTATAACATATTGTTGGGCAGACCCACACTGAACAGGTTGAGGGTGGTGgcatcgacgaggcacatgaagatgaagctacctgACTTGGGAGGAaaggtgatcaccatcaagtcagaccagAAAGAGGCTAAGAGATActacgagaatagcctcaagacaaagagaggggtGTTCATGGTCACCACACAAGCACCAAGTGAAGAAGGGGTCGCCCGCTCAAAGATTGCCCGTGCAGAGATCGCCCGGGAGAGGCGACCCGAACCAGCAGGACACGtcctggagagggagattggagGCAAGATGTTAAAACTTGGAAATTCACTAGGCCAAGCGGCACAAGACCAGATTGTCGAGGTCATAGCAcgacatctggatgctttcgcatggtctgcctcggacatgccagaCATAGACCTAGACTTCCTATGTCAtcgcctcaccatggaccctCAGGTCAGGCCTATCCGCCAGAGAAGAAGAGAGTTCAACAAGGAGAGGCAGCATGTCATAAAGGAAGAGACGAAGAagctgttgagcgttggccacataagggagatccagtaccctgagtggttagcaAATGTGGTCCTAGTGAAGAAGGccaacggaaagtggaggatgtgtgttgtcttcaccgacctcaacaaagcttgcccgaatGACTCGTACCCTCTGCcaagcatcgacgccttggtggacaATGCCTCGGGCTGCAGAAGGCTCAACTTCCTGGATGCTTTTTCTggatacaaccagattaagatgcatcccaggTCAAGGACCCTTAGAGGGTCACATACCTAG